The following are encoded in a window of Centroberyx gerrardi isolate f3 chromosome 1, fCenGer3.hap1.cur.20231027, whole genome shotgun sequence genomic DNA:
- the sirt3 gene encoding NAD-dependent protein deacetylase sirtuin-3, mitochondrial, whose translation MASLVSSSSMLPVSCRLCFYRSLCSRRIRAISAQDQQRVTGFGQKSLCPAQGSAAVFRPDSPWWNGIRGLFSGGGGAGVRQQTLEDVAKNIQERKYKRVVVMAGAGISTPSGIPDFRSPGSGLYDNLQQYDLPYAEAIFEINFFHRNPKPFFALAKELYPGNYQPNLTHYFVRLLHQKGQLLRMYTQNIDGLERLAGIPPEKLVEAHGTFSTATCTVCRRNYKGEELRPDVMSGTVPKCPTCTGVVKPDIVFFGEELPQHFFKYITDFPLADLLIIMGTSLEVEPFASLAGAVRGSVPRLLINRDLVGPFSWGNPRPSDVVQLGDVVSGVQALVRALGWTRELDALMEASAETAAGKTQE comes from the exons ATGGCTTCTTTAGTCAGCTCTTCATCAATGTTACCTGTCAGCTGCAGACTTTGTTTTTATCGCAGTCTGTGTTCAAGAAGAATCAGGGCCATCTCTGCACAAG aTCAACAAAGAGTGACAGGCTTTGGTCAGAAGAGCCTGTGCCCAGCTCAGGGTTCAGCAGCTGTTTTCAG ACCCGACTCTCCCTGGTGGAATGGGATCAGAGGGCTTTTCTCCGGGGGCGGCGGCGCGGGCGTCAGGCAGCAAACCCTGGAGGACGTCGCTAAAAACATCCAGGAGCGGAAATACAAGAGAGTGGTGGTGATGGCTGGAGCTGGGATCAGCACGCCTAGTGGCATCCCAGacttcag ATCCCCAGGCAGCGGTCTCTATGACAACCTCCAGCAGTATGACCTGCCGTACGCCGAGGCCATATTTGAGATCAACTTTTTCCATCGAAACCCGAAGCCCTTCTTTGCGCTGGCCAAAGAGCTGTATCCGGGGAATTACCAGCCCAACCTGACGCACTACTTTGTCCGCCTGCTGCACCAGAAGGGCCAGCTGCTCAGGATGTACACGCAGAATATTGACGGGCTGGAGAGAC TGGCAGGGATTCCTCCTGAGAAGCTGGTGGAGGCTCACGGTACGTTCTCCACCGCCACCTGCACTGTTTGCCGGAGGAACTACAAGGGGGAGGAGCTGCGT CCAGATGTGATGAGCGGGACGGTCCCGAAGTGTCCGACCTGTACAGGAGTGGTGAAGCCTGATATCGTCTTCTTTGGGGAGGAGCTCCCGCAGCACTTCTTCAAGTACATCACAGACTTCCCTCTGGCCGACCTGCTGATCATCATGGGCACTTCACTAGAG GTGGAGCCGTTTGCCAGTCTGGCGGGAGCGGTGCGCGGCTCTGTTCCTCGGCTGCTCATCAACAGGGACTTGGTGGGGCCGTTCTCCTGGGGGAACCCGAGGCCGAGCGACGTGGTGCAGCTGGGGGACGTGGTGAGCGGGGTGCAGGCGCTGGTCCGGGCCCTCGGCTGGACGCGGGAGCTGGACGCTCTGATGGAGGCCAGCGCTGAGACA GCTGCAGGGAAGACACAGGAGTGA